One Brassica napus cultivar Da-Ae chromosome C4, Da-Ae, whole genome shotgun sequence genomic region harbors:
- the LOC106395401 gene encoding nuclear transcription factor Y subunit B-5: MAGNYPSFQNPIPRFQNYNFASTSSHHHQHHDGLVVEQEENMVIKEQDRLLPIANIGRIMKNILPPNAKISKEAKETMQECVSEFISFVTGEASDKCHKEKRKTVNGDDICWAMANLGFDDYAEQLKKYLNRYRVIEGEKSNHHGKGGAKSSPDN, from the coding sequence ATGGCTGGGAACTATCCTTCCTTCCAAAACCCAATCCCTAGATTCCAAAATTACAACTTTGCGAGCACCTcctctcatcatcatcaacatcatgATGGTTTAGTGGTGGAACAAGAGGAAAACATGGTGATAAAAGAACAAGACAGGCTACTTCCGATAGCAAACATAGGAAGGATCATGAAGAACATTCTCCCACCAAACGCAAAGATTTCTAAAGAAGCAAAAGAGACTATGCAAGAATGTGTCTCCGAGTTCATAAGCTTTGTCACTGGAGAAGCCTCCGATAAATGCCACAAGGAGAAGAGAAAGACAGTTAATGGAGACGATATCTGTTGGGCTATGGCAAATCTAGGGTTTGATGATTACGCTGAGCAGCTCAAAAAGTACTTAAATCGCTACCGAGTTATTGAAGGAGAGAAATCTAATCATCACGGCAAAGGAGGAGCTAAATCTTCACCGGATAACTAA